Proteins from a genomic interval of Streptomyces sp. NBC_01445:
- a CDS encoding IS3 family transposase → MPGAEGVPLGVLSVAGRSAGTAGAERAEDELVAEIRVLHAASRGAYGAPRIQAALARAGRRVNRKEIERLMREHRVCGTTRCRRRGPTRQARRAVFAADLVRRDFTASRPGTRLVGDMTEPPARTTSPAPGRSVLHTGRHPRALHRRAHRTP, encoded by the coding sequence GTGCCGGGTGCTGAAGGTGTCCCGCTCGGGGTACTAAGCGTGGCTGGCCGCTCGGCCGGCACGGCGGGCGCGGAGCGCGCGGAGGATGAACTCGTCGCGGAAATACGGGTGTTGCACGCCGCCTCGCGTGGCGCTTACGGGGCTCCGCGTATCCAGGCGGCCCTGGCGCGGGCCGGACGGAGGGTGAACCGGAAGGAGATCGAGCGGCTGATGCGCGAGCACCGCGTGTGCGGGACCACCCGGTGCCGTCGGCGCGGGCCGACGCGGCAGGCGCGGCGGGCGGTGTTCGCCGCGGACCTCGTCCGGCGGGACTTCACCGCTTCGCGTCCCGGGACGCGGCTGGTCGGTGACATGACCGAGCCCCCCGCCCGTACCACGTCCCCCGCCCCAGGTCGGTCTGTCCTACATACCGGGCGACACCCTCGTGCTCTGCACCGACGGGCTCATCGAACGCCGTGA
- a CDS encoding amino acid permease → MFSSVVMGLASTGPAYSLAATLGIIVAGVGLQAPIVTMLAFVPMLLVAYAFRELNASNADCGTTFTWATRAFGPRTGWMGGWGLIVANIIVMASLAQIAAAYGFRLMGLDALAEDRLWTTAAGVVWIAVLTVICYVGISFSAAVQRWLLCLEVVMLILLAVAALVRVYTSPPPTAIHVSATWFNPFAVPSVTAMTSGILAGVFIYWGWDTAFSVNEETADSTRIPGRAAVLSTVLLLVMYGLVSTSAQAFAGVGTSGIGLGNADNADDVFSGLGEAVFGSHGTGLFLSRLLILMVLTSALASAQTTILPLARTVFSMAVHKAVPSRFARVHRRYLTPTWGTIGMGTASIALFVLLTSLSQNVLADSIDSVGLAIAFQYGLTGFACVWYHRKILTRSVKDLVFKGVLPGLGALFMLLLFLYATFIVYADPRYGTTAVDLPLIGRTGGVTVLGLGALLIGFLLMPVVTRGHSVALKLQRSLLPRRLPPHAAVDSASRYLPADSGSGVGGDWYDLIPLSGTRVGLVVGDVLGHGMHAAATAGRLRTGVRVLARLDLSPDELLSRLADLVEQTTHEGETGRGPGHLKAHADAALGVSCLYTVYDPISGECSMARAGEPVLALVEPHRGVVDYPQLPPGPPLGIGGLPYQSTELELAPGTVVALFTDGLLQAADDREAGLAQLSQVLSDDRRSLEELCDRAVATMLPGAVDVDATILLVRTRLLARNRFAQWALAPDPAAVAAIRSAVGKQLGDWGLDDAAFTTELIVSELVTNAIRYAGGGPIQVRLIRDRTLTCEVSDTGHTAPNLRHAASDDEGGRGLFIIAQMTHHWGTRYTSTGKTIWTEQDLPQPDRQ, encoded by the coding sequence ATGTTCTCCTCGGTCGTCATGGGCCTGGCCTCCACCGGCCCGGCGTACAGCCTCGCCGCCACGCTGGGCATCATCGTGGCCGGAGTCGGATTGCAGGCTCCGATCGTCACCATGCTGGCTTTCGTCCCGATGCTGCTGGTCGCGTACGCCTTCCGGGAGCTCAACGCGAGCAACGCCGACTGCGGGACCACCTTCACCTGGGCCACCCGCGCCTTCGGACCGCGCACCGGCTGGATGGGCGGCTGGGGTCTCATCGTCGCCAACATCATCGTCATGGCTAGCCTCGCGCAGATCGCCGCTGCCTACGGCTTCCGGTTGATGGGCCTGGACGCACTGGCGGAAGACCGGCTGTGGACAACCGCGGCAGGCGTCGTCTGGATCGCCGTGCTGACAGTGATCTGCTACGTCGGCATCTCGTTCTCGGCGGCTGTACAGCGCTGGCTGCTGTGCCTGGAAGTGGTGATGCTGATCCTGCTCGCCGTCGCCGCGCTGGTCAGGGTGTACACCAGCCCTCCGCCGACGGCGATCCACGTGTCCGCGACCTGGTTCAACCCCTTCGCGGTGCCCTCGGTGACGGCCATGACCTCGGGCATCCTCGCGGGGGTCTTCATCTACTGGGGCTGGGACACCGCGTTCTCGGTCAACGAGGAAACCGCCGACAGCACGCGCATCCCGGGCCGTGCCGCGGTCTTGTCCACCGTGCTGCTCCTGGTCATGTACGGGCTGGTGTCCACGTCGGCTCAGGCGTTCGCGGGAGTCGGCACCTCGGGCATCGGACTCGGCAACGCGGACAACGCGGACGATGTGTTCTCCGGGCTGGGTGAGGCCGTGTTCGGGAGCCACGGCACGGGGCTGTTCCTGTCGAGACTGCTGATCCTCATGGTGCTGACCTCCGCGTTGGCCTCCGCCCAGACCACCATCCTGCCCCTGGCCAGGACCGTCTTCTCCATGGCGGTCCACAAGGCCGTCCCCTCCCGGTTCGCCCGGGTCCACCGCAGGTATCTCACCCCCACCTGGGGAACCATCGGCATGGGAACGGCCTCGATCGCCCTGTTCGTCCTGCTGACCTCGCTCAGCCAGAACGTCCTGGCCGACTCGATCGACTCGGTCGGTCTCGCGATCGCGTTCCAGTACGGACTGACCGGCTTCGCCTGCGTCTGGTACCACCGCAAGATCCTCACCCGCAGCGTCAAGGATCTGGTCTTCAAGGGCGTGCTACCGGGGCTCGGCGCGCTGTTCATGCTCTTGCTGTTCCTCTACGCCACCTTCATCGTCTACGCGGATCCCCGGTACGGCACGACCGCCGTCGACCTGCCGCTGATCGGCAGGACGGGCGGGGTCACCGTCCTGGGCCTGGGCGCCCTGCTGATCGGTTTCCTGCTGATGCCGGTGGTCACCCGTGGCCACAGCGTGGCCCTCAAACTCCAGCGGAGCCTGCTTCCACGCCGCCTGCCGCCGCACGCCGCCGTCGACTCGGCGAGCCGCTACCTGCCCGCCGACAGCGGCTCCGGGGTGGGCGGCGACTGGTACGACCTCATCCCTCTCTCCGGTACCCGCGTCGGCCTGGTCGTCGGGGATGTGCTCGGTCACGGCATGCACGCCGCGGCCACCGCGGGACGCCTGCGCACGGGGGTGCGCGTCCTGGCCCGGCTGGACCTGAGCCCGGACGAGCTGCTGTCCCGCCTGGCCGACCTGGTCGAGCAGACCACGCACGAGGGCGAAACCGGCCGCGGCCCGGGCCACCTGAAAGCGCACGCCGACGCGGCTCTGGGCGTGAGCTGCCTGTACACGGTGTACGACCCCATCTCGGGGGAGTGCAGCATGGCGCGAGCCGGGGAGCCGGTGCTGGCGCTCGTCGAACCCCACAGGGGTGTCGTCGACTATCCCCAGCTGCCGCCAGGACCGCCGCTGGGAATCGGCGGCCTGCCCTACCAGAGCACGGAACTGGAGCTCGCGCCGGGCACTGTTGTCGCCCTCTTCACGGACGGCCTCCTCCAGGCTGCCGACGACCGCGAAGCCGGGCTCGCGCAGCTCTCACAGGTCCTCTCCGACGACCGAAGATCCCTGGAAGAGCTGTGCGACCGGGCGGTGGCCACCATGCTGCCCGGGGCGGTGGACGTGGACGCGACGATCCTCCTGGTCCGCACGCGCCTGCTCGCCCGGAATCGGTTCGCCCAATGGGCACTGGCCCCGGACCCGGCGGCCGTGGCCGCCATCCGCTCCGCCGTCGGGAAGCAGCTCGGCGACTGGGGACTGGACGACGCGGCGTTCACCACGGAGCTCATCGTCAGCGAACTGGTCACCAACGCCATCCGCTACGCAGGTGGCGGCCCCATCCAGGTGCGCCTGATCCGCGACCGGACCCTGACCTGCGAGGTGTCCGACACCGGCCACACCGCGCCCAATCTGCGGCACGCCGCGAGCGACGACGAGGGAGGCCGGGGCCTGTTCATCATCGCCCAGATGACCCACCACTGGGGCACGCGCTACACGTCCACCGGCAAGACCATCTGGACCGAGCAGGACCTGCCGCAGCCGGACCGCCAGTAG
- a CDS encoding RHS repeat domain-containing protein, which produces MGRPVGVTAGDWAERYAYDDAGNQTDAHWPAARSTGSCGERAYEGTRLLGADGLRYEYDDAGRVVLRQKRRPSRKPDTWRYVWDAEDRLVSCTTQDGTEWHYTYDAVGRRTAKHRMAADGSGVVATVRFAWEGTQLAEETDSTTGVTLTWEYEGLQPMSQLERRIPADAVQHEVDSRFFAIVTDVIGTPTELVGERGYIAWYKRSTVWGITTRNRDAQAHTPLRFPGQYADPETGLHYNLNRHYDPETTRYVSADPLGLVPAPNPAAYVVNPFTFMDAEGLVAKGCTQESGWYGGLLPANTMKDGSKYPQPMEVNHIPAKSAYKDVIEPGFYIANKPHKKQKVNNGPAIRMQRDHHEQLYSTGYSLQSQAWQQYQRELINSGRITDAMRMDIDDIKRRFPGTYDQHIKDMVASLDDNKPLQDMLARREDGKSTRPLFSHEARGTSLGHRERRRTEHGTGTTAAGRCRAAAARHVGAGGARRGPGVGAAAGRLQ; this is translated from the coding sequence GTGGGGCGTCCGGTCGGCGTCACCGCGGGCGACTGGGCGGAGCGCTACGCCTACGACGACGCCGGGAACCAGACCGACGCCCACTGGCCCGCCGCCCGGTCCACCGGGAGCTGCGGTGAGCGCGCCTACGAGGGCACCCGGCTGCTGGGTGCGGACGGGCTGCGCTACGAGTACGACGACGCCGGACGGGTCGTCCTGCGCCAGAAGCGACGGCCGTCGCGCAAGCCCGACACCTGGCGTTACGTCTGGGACGCGGAGGACCGTCTCGTCTCGTGCACGACGCAGGACGGCACCGAGTGGCACTACACCTACGACGCCGTGGGCCGCCGCACGGCCAAGCACCGCATGGCGGCGGACGGAAGCGGCGTGGTGGCCACGGTCCGCTTCGCCTGGGAGGGCACCCAGCTGGCCGAGGAGACCGACTCGACCACCGGAGTGACCCTGACCTGGGAGTACGAGGGCCTGCAGCCGATGTCGCAGCTGGAGCGGCGGATTCCCGCAGACGCCGTACAGCACGAGGTGGACAGCCGGTTCTTCGCCATCGTCACCGATGTCATCGGTACCCCGACGGAACTCGTCGGCGAGCGGGGCTACATCGCCTGGTACAAGCGGTCCACGGTCTGGGGCATCACCACGCGCAACCGCGACGCCCAGGCACACACACCGTTGCGCTTCCCCGGCCAGTACGCGGACCCGGAGACGGGCCTGCACTACAACCTGAACCGGCACTACGACCCCGAGACGACCCGCTACGTGTCGGCCGACCCGCTCGGCCTGGTGCCCGCGCCCAACCCGGCCGCGTACGTCGTCAATCCCTTTACGTTCATGGACGCCGAGGGCCTGGTCGCGAAGGGCTGCACGCAGGAGAGCGGCTGGTACGGCGGCCTGCTGCCGGCCAACACGATGAAAGACGGGTCGAAGTACCCGCAGCCGATGGAGGTCAACCACATCCCGGCCAAGTCGGCGTACAAGGACGTCATCGAGCCCGGTTTCTACATCGCGAACAAGCCGCACAAGAAGCAGAAGGTCAACAACGGCCCGGCCATCCGCATGCAGCGCGACCACCACGAGCAGCTGTACAGCACCGGGTACTCACTGCAGTCGCAGGCATGGCAGCAGTACCAGCGCGAGCTGATCAACTCGGGGCGGATCACCGACGCCATGCGCATGGACATCGACGACATCAAGCGGCGCTTCCCCGGCACCTACGATCAGCACATCAAGGACATGGTCGCCAGCCTGGATGACAACAAGCCCCTCCAGGACATGCTCGCAAGACGCGAGGATGGGAAATCGACAAGGCCGCTCTTCTCGCATGAGGCCCGCGGCACGTCACTAGGGCATCGAGAAAGGCGAAGGACGGAACATGGAACTGGAACTACTGCCGCTGGTCGGTGTCGGGCCGCTGCGGCTCGGCATGTCGGCGCAGGAGGCGCGCGACGCGGTCCAGGCGTGGGGGCTGCTGCGGGTCGCCTCCAGTGA
- a CDS encoding DNA glycosylase AlkZ-like family protein, whose translation MTTLSHQVLNRALMRRQFLLRRTDRTRLEVTGRLVALQAQEPNWAYVGLWSRIHGFTQSELTALLEDRQVVRCGPLRSTQHFAAADDFRRLRSLLQPVLDRTAGSPHFTRNSTGLDAASLAAEGLALLAGGTLPRKELTGVAEKLLDDGKLPEEHRQRIIENRDFARSKLRCPRERRHGNSSAPDPRRQAPRPATRPFNVPPRCYWRSGCGRSCSVQMVLPVDV comes from the coding sequence GTGACCACACTCTCCCACCAGGTCCTGAACCGGGCGCTGATGCGCCGCCAGTTCCTGCTGAGGCGCACCGATCGCACCCGGCTGGAGGTGACCGGACGACTGGTTGCCCTGCAGGCGCAGGAACCCAACTGGGCCTATGTCGGCCTGTGGAGCAGAATCCACGGCTTCACACAGTCCGAGCTCACCGCACTGCTGGAGGACCGGCAGGTGGTCCGCTGCGGTCCGCTGCGCAGCACCCAGCACTTCGCCGCGGCCGACGACTTCCGTCGCCTGCGGTCACTGCTGCAGCCCGTGCTCGACCGCACGGCCGGCTCGCCCCACTTCACCCGCAACAGCACCGGCCTGGACGCGGCGTCCTTGGCGGCCGAGGGACTCGCCCTGCTCGCGGGAGGAACACTGCCGCGCAAGGAGCTCACTGGAGTGGCCGAGAAGCTCCTCGACGACGGCAAGCTGCCCGAAGAGCATCGCCAACGCATCATCGAGAACAGGGACTTCGCGCGCTCCAAGCTGCGCTGCCCACGGGAGCGAAGACACGGAAACTCGTCAGCACCTGACCCGCGACGACAGGCGCCGCGGCCAGCGACTCGTCCGTTCAATGTACCCCCTCGGTGCTACTGGCGGTCCGGCTGCGGCAGGTCCTGCTCGGTCCAGATGGTCTTGCCGGTGGACGTGTAG
- a CDS encoding helix-turn-helix transcriptional regulator, whose product MLEALGLSTAESQVYQLLVGSGRCPVGRLEQRAGLAGAQLEQAVAALAVKGLVTLTDDLPAQLIPAPPDIAGETLLLARMNELQSAKGVLQRLTKEYREALRPAALEEIAEIVPAEALAQRYEQLQLRARREVLRFDAPPYLLIEEFNVAELEQLAAGVRFRTVYDRAAIEGYAVQLEIRRYMDAGEQARVLARLPVKLIIVDRSTAMLAVRTDDGRPPGAVVQIHQGPLLDALVALFELMWVTALPLDPSTGETHRGELSGSDTHLLLLLLSGLTDDAIARLMGIGKRTVNRRVRGLMDLAGASSRMQLGWHACERGWVTAGDLDGLQPPGIGQDT is encoded by the coding sequence ATGCTTGAGGCGCTGGGTCTGAGCACGGCCGAGTCGCAGGTGTACCAACTGCTGGTGGGGTCCGGGCGCTGCCCGGTGGGCCGGCTGGAGCAGCGGGCCGGCCTGGCCGGGGCCCAGCTCGAACAGGCGGTCGCGGCACTGGCCGTGAAGGGGCTGGTCACCCTCACTGACGACCTGCCCGCGCAGCTGATTCCCGCCCCGCCGGACATCGCCGGGGAGACGCTGTTGCTGGCGCGCATGAACGAACTGCAGTCCGCCAAAGGCGTTCTGCAGCGACTCACCAAGGAGTACCGCGAGGCGCTCCGGCCGGCGGCCCTGGAGGAGATCGCCGAAATCGTGCCGGCCGAGGCGTTGGCGCAGCGGTACGAGCAGCTCCAGCTCCGCGCCCGCCGGGAAGTCCTGCGCTTCGACGCTCCGCCCTATCTGCTGATCGAGGAGTTCAACGTCGCGGAGCTGGAGCAACTGGCAGCGGGGGTGCGCTTCCGGACGGTGTACGACCGGGCCGCGATCGAGGGGTACGCGGTGCAGCTGGAGATCCGCCGGTACATGGACGCAGGTGAACAGGCCCGCGTGCTGGCCAGACTCCCGGTCAAGTTGATCATCGTAGACCGGTCCACGGCCATGCTCGCGGTGCGGACGGACGACGGGCGGCCACCGGGCGCCGTCGTGCAGATCCACCAAGGCCCCCTGCTCGACGCTCTCGTCGCACTGTTCGAGCTGATGTGGGTCACCGCGCTTCCTCTGGATCCGTCAACCGGCGAGACGCACCGCGGCGAACTCTCCGGCTCGGACACTCATCTGCTACTCCTGCTCCTGTCCGGTCTCACCGACGACGCGATCGCCCGCCTCATGGGGATCGGCAAGCGGACCGTCAACCGCCGGGTACGCGGCTTGATGGATCTGGCGGGCGCTTCGAGCCGGATGCAACTCGGGTGGCACGCCTGCGAACGCGGCTGGGTCACGGCCGGGGACCTGGACGGGCTGCAGCCGCCGGGCATCGGCCAGGACACATAG
- a CDS encoding IS1182 family transposase gives MSLESRSDDGVPELTARVVRASFPKGTLAIRIREVLGPVFTDEDFAGAFADRGRPAISPGALALVSVLQYAEGLSDRQAADQVRARMDWKFLLGLELDDPGFDFTVLGDFRSRLITHGLEERVLEVVLARLSDAGLLRAGGRQRTDSTHVLAAVRTLNRMEFVGETLRAALEALAAAAPDWLSGLISPGWVERYGAKVDNYRFPKGENVRREWAEQVGRDGFALLDAIDGPAAVAWLREVPAVRILRRAWAEQYHRDGQGVRWREGKDLPPARDRLSSPYDTDAHYGIKRGTGWCGFKVHLSETCEPDAPHLITNVETTNATVNDTEVTATIHQHLDERGLRPREHVVDAGYVTAAHILAAHEDHGIDLVGPVGADTHHNGRDAQAPDLTQAAFTTNWNARKVICPQGASSVSWSQQRKASGTVLVRVHFALADCDPCPLRARCTKAANGKWGRSLTLLPREQQQILEERRAEQQTDEWKARYDVRAGVEGTISQAVRRTHLRRTPYRGQHKTHLANVLSATALNLTRIDAWLRGTPLGTTRVSHLARLTLAA, from the coding sequence ATGTCGTTGGAGTCGCGGTCGGATGACGGAGTGCCTGAGCTGACGGCTCGGGTGGTGCGGGCCTCGTTCCCCAAGGGGACTTTGGCCATCCGGATCAGGGAAGTGCTCGGTCCGGTGTTCACGGACGAGGATTTCGCCGGGGCCTTTGCTGATCGAGGCCGGCCCGCGATCTCGCCAGGGGCTCTGGCGCTGGTGTCGGTGCTGCAATATGCCGAAGGACTCTCCGACCGGCAGGCCGCTGACCAGGTGCGAGCGCGCATGGACTGGAAGTTCCTGTTGGGGCTGGAGCTGGATGATCCCGGCTTCGACTTCACCGTCCTGGGGGATTTCCGCTCCCGTCTGATCACGCACGGGCTGGAAGAGCGGGTCTTGGAGGTGGTGCTGGCGCGGCTCTCGGACGCCGGGCTGCTGCGGGCGGGCGGCCGGCAGCGCACCGACTCGACGCACGTGCTGGCCGCGGTGCGCACGCTGAACCGGATGGAGTTCGTCGGTGAGACGCTGCGGGCGGCGCTGGAGGCGCTGGCCGCGGCCGCTCCGGACTGGCTGAGCGGATTGATCAGCCCCGGGTGGGTGGAGCGCTACGGGGCCAAGGTCGACAACTACCGCTTCCCGAAAGGGGAGAACGTCCGTCGGGAATGGGCCGAGCAGGTCGGCCGGGACGGGTTCGCTCTGCTTGACGCCATTGATGGGCCGGCCGCTGTGGCCTGGCTGCGCGAGGTGCCCGCAGTGCGGATCCTGCGCCGGGCCTGGGCAGAGCAGTATCACCGGGACGGGCAGGGGGTGCGCTGGCGGGAGGGCAAGGACCTCCCGCCGGCCAGAGACCGGCTGTCCTCGCCCTATGACACCGACGCCCACTACGGCATCAAACGCGGGACGGGCTGGTGCGGATTCAAAGTCCACCTGAGCGAGACCTGCGAGCCGGACGCACCCCACCTGATCACGAATGTGGAGACCACCAACGCCACCGTCAACGACACCGAGGTCACCGCAACCATCCACCAGCATCTGGATGAACGGGGGTTGAGGCCGCGTGAGCATGTGGTGGACGCCGGTTACGTCACCGCCGCCCACATCCTGGCCGCCCACGAAGACCATGGCATCGACCTGGTCGGTCCCGTCGGCGCTGATACCCACCACAACGGACGGGACGCGCAGGCACCGGACCTGACTCAGGCCGCCTTCACCACCAACTGGAACGCCAGGAAGGTTATCTGCCCTCAGGGCGCGTCCAGTGTCAGCTGGTCCCAACAGCGCAAGGCCAGTGGGACCGTGCTCGTCCGGGTGCACTTCGCACTCGCCGACTGCGATCCATGCCCGCTGAGAGCGCGCTGCACCAAAGCAGCCAACGGCAAATGGGGCCGCAGCCTGACCCTGCTGCCCCGAGAGCAGCAACAGATCCTCGAAGAACGACGTGCCGAGCAGCAGACCGACGAGTGGAAGGCCCGCTACGACGTGCGAGCCGGGGTGGAGGGCACCATCTCCCAGGCCGTCCGCCGCACCCATCTGCGCCGCACTCCCTACCGAGGCCAGCACAAGACCCACCTCGCCAACGTCCTCTCCGCCACCGCCCTCAACCTCACCCGAATCGACGCCTGGCTGCGGGGCACCCCACTCGGCACCACCCGCGTCTCCCACCTCGCACGCCTCACCCTCGCGGCATGA
- a CDS encoding RNA-guided endonuclease InsQ/TnpB family protein, which yields MKLVVRVKLLPTPVQAAALEATLHACNQAATWAAGVAFEENARRPLELRKHTYAEVRVRWGLGAQAAQHAIKKTCDAYTTLKANLRNGRYGRPGSRRHTRASGKPVVFRPQAAQPYDDRMLSWQHQARTVSIWTTAGRLKGVRFTGQAGQLEVLAAHRKGESDLVCQGGKWFLIATCEIPEAAPNTQPVGFLGVDLGIVNIAATSDGARHCGRRVNRKRERDRKLRSKLQKKQTKSAKRRAKKYAGKEARRNKDINHKISKRIVAEAERTGRGIALETLTGIRERARLRKPQRTTLHSWPFAQLGSFIVYKAKRAGVPVVSVDPAYTSQECSQCHHIERGNRPAQAVFSCRVCGFVEHADHNASHNIRQRGWMVWVCGAQSTAPELNLIA from the coding sequence GTGAAGCTGGTGGTGAGGGTGAAGCTGCTGCCGACGCCCGTACAGGCGGCGGCACTTGAGGCGACCCTGCATGCTTGCAATCAAGCGGCGACCTGGGCGGCCGGGGTTGCATTCGAGGAAAACGCGCGACGTCCGCTGGAGTTGCGCAAGCACACCTATGCCGAGGTCCGGGTCAGGTGGGGGCTTGGCGCGCAGGCCGCCCAGCACGCCATCAAGAAGACCTGCGATGCCTACACCACCTTGAAGGCGAACCTGCGTAACGGCCGCTACGGGCGGCCCGGTTCCAGGCGGCACACTCGCGCCTCGGGCAAACCGGTGGTCTTCCGGCCCCAGGCGGCGCAGCCTTACGACGACCGGATGCTGTCCTGGCAGCACCAGGCACGCACGGTATCGATCTGGACCACCGCCGGCCGCCTGAAGGGCGTGCGGTTCACCGGGCAGGCCGGGCAGCTGGAGGTCCTGGCTGCGCACCGCAAGGGTGAGTCCGACCTGGTGTGCCAGGGCGGGAAGTGGTTCCTGATCGCGACCTGCGAGATCCCCGAAGCCGCCCCGAACACTCAGCCGGTCGGGTTCCTCGGGGTGGACCTGGGGATCGTGAACATCGCGGCCACTTCCGACGGGGCCCGACACTGCGGTCGCCGCGTCAACCGCAAGCGGGAACGGGATCGTAAGCTGCGGTCCAAGCTGCAGAAGAAGCAGACCAAGTCCGCCAAGCGGCGGGCGAAGAAGTACGCGGGCAAGGAAGCCCGGCGGAACAAGGACATCAACCACAAGATTTCGAAGCGGATCGTGGCGGAGGCTGAACGCACCGGTCGCGGGATCGCCCTGGAGACACTCACGGGCATCCGCGAGCGGGCACGGCTGAGAAAGCCCCAACGCACCACGCTCCACTCCTGGCCATTCGCGCAACTCGGCTCGTTCATCGTCTACAAGGCGAAGCGGGCCGGGGTGCCGGTCGTCTCTGTCGATCCGGCGTACACCAGCCAGGAATGCTCGCAGTGTCATCACATCGAACGCGGAAACCGGCCTGCCCAGGCTGTTTTCTCGTGCCGGGTCTGCGGCTTCGTTGAGCACGCGGACCACAACGCGTCCCACAACATCCGCCAACGCGGCTGGATGGTGTGGGTCTGCGGGGCTCAGTCAACGGCCCCTGAACTCAACCTCATCGCGTGA
- a CDS encoding MDR family NADP-dependent oxidoreductase, producing the protein MIHTKVSAWQEVWLQLISHQVALAATYLELMRADCTIPVSAWQPGQRVGVAAIGTVIRSDSPDLEVGDLVQSMTGWSQYSAGPAGSYLKLDRDLFAAPGYHLGQGPTAYYGKADVAAVGEGDVVFVSGAAGGVGSLAGQIAKCLGAARVIGSAGSPAKADYLVNELGYDAAFDYHDGPAAQRLKEFAPEGISVFFDIVGGEQYDAALQAARPGARFALCGSLSSQLGDASERFPQPDRTAAEAKGIELLPFSCHHTPDQIAAWREHFSTWLSQGRFVYPQTVLDGRIEDVPQAFLSLLQGSYRGNVSVRLP; encoded by the coding sequence ATGATTCACACTAAAGTTTCTGCTTGGCAAGAGGTTTGGCTCCAGCTGATCAGCCACCAGGTCGCGCTCGCCGCAACGTACCTGGAGCTGATGCGGGCCGACTGCACCATCCCGGTGTCGGCCTGGCAGCCGGGGCAGCGGGTCGGGGTGGCCGCCATCGGCACCGTCATCCGATCCGACAGCCCCGACCTCGAGGTCGGCGACCTGGTCCAGTCGATGACCGGCTGGAGCCAGTACTCCGCCGGCCCGGCCGGCTCGTACCTCAAGCTCGACCGTGACCTCTTCGCCGCCCCCGGCTACCACCTCGGCCAGGGACCGACCGCCTACTACGGGAAGGCCGATGTGGCGGCCGTCGGCGAAGGCGACGTGGTCTTCGTCTCCGGCGCCGCGGGCGGGGTCGGCTCGCTGGCCGGCCAGATCGCCAAGTGCCTCGGCGCGGCACGGGTGATCGGCAGCGCCGGCAGCCCGGCGAAGGCCGACTACCTGGTGAACGAGCTCGGCTACGACGCCGCGTTCGACTACCACGACGGCCCGGCAGCACAACGGCTCAAAGAGTTTGCACCCGAGGGGATCTCTGTGTTCTTCGACATCGTGGGCGGTGAGCAGTACGACGCTGCGCTGCAGGCGGCCCGGCCCGGGGCGCGCTTCGCCCTGTGCGGCTCCCTGTCGAGCCAGCTCGGCGACGCGTCGGAGCGCTTCCCGCAGCCCGACCGCACGGCGGCCGAGGCGAAAGGCATCGAGCTGCTGCCCTTCTCCTGCCATCACACGCCCGATCAGATCGCCGCCTGGCGCGAGCACTTCAGCACCTGGCTGAGCCAGGGCCGCTTCGTCTACCCGCAGACAGTCCTCGATGGCCGGATCGAGGACGTGCCGCAGGCGTTCCTCTCCCTGCTGCAAGGTTCCTACCGGGGCAATGTCTCGGTGCGGCTGCCGTGA